The DNA segment TGCCACATGCCCATCTGGAGCAATACAATGAGGCGCTAAATTACGTGCCTTTGGATAAATAATAGTTAAAGGAGTATTTACTTGTTTCATTAAATCAAAAGCAATCGGAGGGACATTTTCCACATAATAGGAAATTTTAGCCTCATCTTCAAGCAAAACAATAAAAGTTTTAGCTAAATCTCGCTTTTTTATTTCATAAACTTTTTGCACAGCTACCGTACTTGTGGCATCACAGCCTACCCCCCATATTGTATCTGTAGGATAAATAATCAATCCTTGCTTTTTAAGCACATTAACACATTGTTCAATATCGTTAAAATAATCTTCTGACATAAATTATATATTTTGCAATAACTGTGCCGTTTTTATACCTGTAGCACATTTAAAATGTTTTTCTGGGCAAGATTTATGTCCATGTATTCCGCATGGGCGACAATTTAATTTTTCTATATTTTCAATTATATTTGAATTCGAGCTAATAGGAGTAAAGCCAAAATCAGGTATAGTGCTGCAAAAAACAGTTGACACAGGAGCATCTACAGCTGAAGCAATATGAGTGGGAGCACTGTCATTAGTAAAATTCATATGTGCATTTTTCATTATCCAAGCCGTTTCTAAAATATTTGTTTTTCCACAAAAATTATAAGAGTTTTCTTGCCTTGATGTAATAATTTGCTGAGCAATATTATAATCACTTCCAGCACCCATGAAAACAACAACTAAGTCTAATGGAATTGATTTTATAAAATCTTGCCAACCTTCAACGTGAAACATTTTTGTTTTCCATAAAGAACCAGGAAAAATTGTTATGTATTTTTTATCTGAAATAATATTTAGAACTTCATCTTTTGGCTTTACAACTGATAAAACAGGCTTTTTTAATTCCATTTTTTTAAAATACAAATTAGCTAAATTCAAATTTCTCACAGTCTCATGAATGCCAATACGTTGATGATTAGCTCTAAAATTAAATAAAAAAGATAGTGGATTTTGCTTATATCCTATTTTAACTTTCCCTTTAGAAAAAGCAGTTAAAAAACCTGTTGATAAAAACCGATGAAGATTTATAACTACATCGTATCGTTTTGCTCTAATTTTCTTTAATAGTTTAAATAAATTTGAATATTTATTACGGGATTTATCCCATAATAAAACCTTATCAATCAATGGATTATCATTAAAAACAGCAGCATAATCTTTCTTAACTAAGAAATGAATTTTATAATTTGGAAATTCTGATTTTATAGAATTAGCCAGTGCAGTAGATAAAATCACATCACCAAGAGAAGCTGTTTGAATTA comes from the Bacteroidales bacterium genome and includes:
- a CDS encoding glycosyltransferase family 9 protein, translated to MKILIIQTASLGDVILSTALANSIKSEFPNYKIHFLVKKDYAAVFNDNPLIDKVLLWDKSRNKYSNLFKLLKKIRAKRYDVVINLHRFLSTGFLTAFSKGKVKIGYKQNPLSFLFNFRANHQRIGIHETVRNLNLANLYFKKMELKKPVLSVVKPKDEVLNIISDKKYITIFPGSLWKTKMFHVEGWQDFIKSIPLDLVVVFMGAGSDYNIAQQIITSRQENSYNFCGKTNILETAWIMKNAHMNFTNDSAPTHIASAVDAPVSTVFCSTIPDFGFTPISSNSNIIENIEKLNCRPCGIHGHKSCPEKHFKCATGIKTAQLLQNI
- a CDS encoding threonylcarbamoyl-AMP synthase, whose product is MSEDYFNDIEQCVNVLKKQGLIIYPTDTIWGVGCDATSTVAVQKVYEIKKRDLAKTFIVLLEDEAKISYYVENVPPIAFDLMKQVNTPLTIIYPKARNLAPHCIAPDGHVAIRIVRDPFCKELISKFGKPIVSTSANIAGESAPKVFNDINKNLLSAVDYIVNYRRSMVSNIRPSTIIRLKDEWNYEVIRS